The following proteins are encoded in a genomic region of Methanoculleus oceani:
- a CDS encoding ribosome biogenesis/translation initiation ATPase RLI — translation MRIAVVHRDRCHPAKCGTECILYCPRVRTGDETVVIGEDQKAVISEELCVGCGICVKKCPFEALDIVNLPEQLDRPIHRYGQNGFVLYGLPIPVEGKVTGILGPNGIGKSTSVKILSGTLVPNLGRTDTEVSWKEVLDLYQGTELFDYLQLLSQKNVKVAVKPQYIDQIPKVFTGSVRDLLATTDERGKLDYYIDRLSLAAVIDRPIATLSGGELQRVAITACLSRDADFYFLDEITPYLDVYQRMAAANLIRELALERPVVIVEHDLAILDMLADTVHIAYGEPAVFGVITHPKGVRVGINQYLEGFLPEENVRFRTYAVTFDTRAHASESDREVLLAFPSMTKRFEQFSLTVDGGEIRSGEVLGVLGANGIGKSTFAQLLAGVLEPDTGSMDTRVRISYKPQYLKGDSEATVEEILRQTTTKFDTSFYQHEILEPLSLSQLLQAPVNTLSGGELQRVAIAVCLSRDADLYILDEPSAHLDVEQRVKISRMIRKHAEGRDASTLVIDHDIYVIDMISDRILVFEGEPGLHGKAAGPFDMAPGMNRFLEALGITFRRDKSGRPRINKPGSFLDREQVAAGEYYYAEISKS, via the coding sequence ATGCGTATTGCTGTTGTACACCGTGATCGGTGCCACCCCGCCAAGTGCGGCACCGAGTGCATCCTCTACTGCCCGCGTGTCCGGACCGGCGACGAGACCGTCGTCATCGGCGAAGACCAGAAAGCCGTCATATCCGAGGAACTCTGTGTCGGATGCGGCATCTGCGTGAAGAAGTGCCCGTTCGAGGCCCTCGACATCGTCAACCTTCCCGAACAGCTCGACCGGCCGATCCACCGCTACGGCCAGAACGGTTTCGTCCTCTACGGCCTTCCGATCCCCGTCGAGGGGAAGGTCACCGGCATTCTGGGTCCGAACGGTATCGGCAAGAGCACGTCGGTGAAGATCCTCTCGGGCACGCTCGTCCCGAACCTGGGGAGGACCGACACCGAGGTCTCGTGGAAGGAAGTCCTCGACCTCTACCAGGGAACCGAGCTCTTCGACTACCTCCAGTTGCTCTCGCAGAAGAACGTGAAGGTCGCCGTGAAGCCGCAGTATATCGACCAGATCCCGAAGGTCTTTACCGGGTCGGTGCGCGACCTCCTCGCGACCACCGACGAGCGCGGCAAACTCGACTACTACATCGACCGGTTATCGCTTGCGGCGGTCATCGACCGGCCAATAGCGACCCTCTCCGGCGGCGAGCTGCAGCGGGTGGCGATCACCGCCTGTCTTTCGCGTGACGCCGACTTCTACTTCCTCGATGAGATCACGCCGTACCTCGACGTCTACCAGCGGATGGCCGCCGCGAACCTCATCCGGGAACTCGCCCTGGAGCGGCCGGTCGTGATCGTCGAGCACGACCTTGCCATCCTCGATATGCTTGCCGATACCGTGCACATCGCCTACGGAGAACCGGCGGTCTTCGGCGTCATCACCCACCCGAAAGGCGTCCGGGTGGGGATCAACCAGTACCTGGAGGGCTTCCTCCCGGAGGAGAACGTCAGGTTCAGGACGTATGCGGTGACGTTCGATACCCGGGCCCACGCTTCCGAGTCGGACCGGGAGGTGCTTCTTGCGTTCCCGTCGATGACGAAGCGTTTCGAGCAGTTCTCGCTCACCGTCGACGGCGGGGAGATCCGGAGCGGGGAAGTCCTCGGGGTGCTCGGGGCGAACGGCATCGGGAAGAGCACGTTCGCCCAGCTCCTTGCCGGGGTGCTCGAACCCGACACCGGGTCGATGGATACCCGGGTGCGGATCTCCTACAAGCCGCAGTACCTCAAAGGGGACTCGGAGGCGACCGTCGAGGAGATCCTCCGGCAGACGACGACGAAGTTCGACACCTCGTTCTACCAGCACGAGATCTTAGAGCCCCTCTCGCTCTCGCAGCTCCTCCAGGCGCCGGTGAACACGCTCTCCGGCGGCGAACTCCAGCGGGTGGCCATCGCGGTCTGCCTCTCGCGCGACGCCGACCTCTACATCTTAGACGAGCCGAGCGCTCACCTCGACGTGGAGCAGCGGGTGAAGATCTCCCGGATGATCAGGAAACACGCAGAAGGGCGGGATGCGAGCACGCTCGTGATCGACCACGACATCTACGTCATCGACATGATCAGCGACCGGATCCTGGTCTTCGAGGGCGAGCCGGGTCTGCACGGCAAGGCCGCCGGGCCGTTCGATATGGCGCCGGGCATGAACCGGTTCCTCGAGGCGCTCGGGATCACCTTCCGGCGGGACAAG
- a CDS encoding mRNA surveillance protein pelota, whose protein sequence is MKAEVREMKKRFGEIRLFPETLDDIWHLSHLVGPGDLVFATTFRSVEAATDKLRPEKAEKRPVRLGIRVEKVEFHQHTNRLRIGGTIESGVDVTAHHTLNVEIGFEISVVKQWRPVDCERIRRAVDASAYGVVHVVSVEEGEAQVYRLRQFGPEWVTTVTVGSSKGADAGTRSVLFEKTLEALAAVTGPLVVAGPGFVKDEFANYVKARAPDLAERMVAVETRRIGRGAVQEVIGQGILERLLGDLHLAREVRMMDEVLHRIATEGAVAYGIDEVRKAIAYGAAETVLVSDTLLRDEEAMGVIEQAEQVNATVVVMSTEFEPGERLAALGGAAALLRYRIE, encoded by the coding sequence ATGAAGGCTGAAGTTCGGGAGATGAAGAAGCGGTTCGGCGAGATACGTCTCTTCCCGGAGACGCTCGACGACATCTGGCACCTCTCCCACCTGGTCGGGCCGGGAGATCTCGTCTTTGCGACGACCTTCCGGAGCGTGGAGGCGGCAACCGACAAACTCCGGCCGGAGAAGGCCGAGAAGCGGCCGGTCCGGCTCGGGATCCGGGTCGAGAAGGTGGAGTTCCACCAGCACACGAACCGCCTCCGCATCGGCGGCACCATCGAAAGCGGGGTGGACGTCACTGCACACCACACCTTAAACGTCGAGATCGGGTTCGAGATCTCGGTCGTCAAACAGTGGCGGCCCGTCGACTGCGAGCGGATCCGGCGGGCTGTCGATGCTTCCGCGTACGGCGTTGTTCACGTCGTGAGCGTCGAGGAGGGGGAAGCGCAGGTCTACCGCCTGCGCCAGTTCGGCCCGGAGTGGGTGACCACTGTTACGGTCGGGAGCAGCAAGGGTGCCGATGCCGGCACCCGGTCGGTGCTCTTCGAGAAGACGCTTGAGGCGCTTGCCGCGGTCACCGGCCCCCTGGTCGTCGCGGGCCCGGGATTCGTGAAGGACGAGTTCGCGAATTACGTGAAAGCCCGTGCTCCCGACCTCGCGGAACGGATGGTCGCGGTCGAGACACGACGCATCGGGCGAGGCGCCGTGCAGGAGGTCATCGGGCAGGGAATCCTCGAGCGGTTGCTCGGCGACCTCCACCTTGCGCGGGAGGTCAGGATGATGGACGAAGTCCTGCACCGGATCGCGACCGAAGGCGCCGTCGCCTACGGCATCGACGAGGTCAGGAAGGCGATTGCCTACGGTGCGGCGGAGACGGTGCTGGTCTCCGACACCCTGCTCCGGGACGAAGAGGCTATGGGTGTCATCGAACAGGCCGAGCAGGTCAACGCAACGGTCGTGGTGATGAGCACCGAGTTCGAGCCGGGAGAGCGCCTCGCGGCCCTCGGCGGTGCTGCGGCGCTCCTGCGGTACAGGATCGAGTGA
- the rqcH gene encoding ribosome rescue protein RqcH: protein MATLQGMSGVDLRALVAEAADRLPLWVGKIYQFDAKTLGIRLNGEDRAKYLFLVETGRRAHFTAEFPTPPKNPPSFAMLLRKHLEGGKVLGIRQLGLERTVSIDVGKRDTTYHLIFELFDEGNAVLCDEGYTIIKPLWHHRFKTREVVPGAVYAFEGSDCSTLPPVEFRTMLAGSDRDIVRTLAVGCMLGGAYAEEVCRTAGVEKSAAAAEVNAEAVREAFDRLMTDVARRNEPVITPSGCWPVVLAGEEVRERFATFSEALDAFYPKVAGEKEEAGAEKPRLSQAEVIRRRQAEAIKGFEKKIERYERVVEVLYENYTAVTGIITTLDEASRDRSWQEIEQVLKSNSGNAAAKMVRAVHPAEAAVELGLEEERVKVYVHETMEQNLGRYYDFIKKFKKKKTGALAAMERMVPEKPRHKQNLALLKKRWYHRFRWFTTTDGTLVIGGRDASQNEELVKKYMEGGDLFVHADVHGGSVVIVKGATERLDEAVQFAASYSNAWKAGHFTADVYAARPDQVSKTPESGEYVARGAFIVRGERQYFRNVPLGVAIGLAMAPEVAVIGGPPGAVSGRTKVSVELRPGQFEPNDTAKKVVRALRDKLSEDEWKGLKNALNTEAVAAFVPPGGSDIVEP from the coding sequence ATGGCGACACTACAGGGAATGAGCGGGGTCGATCTTCGGGCACTGGTGGCGGAGGCCGCCGATCGCCTCCCGCTCTGGGTCGGCAAGATCTACCAGTTCGACGCGAAGACCCTCGGTATCAGGCTGAACGGGGAAGACCGGGCAAAGTATCTGTTCCTCGTCGAGACGGGACGGCGTGCCCACTTCACCGCGGAGTTCCCCACACCCCCGAAGAATCCGCCGAGTTTCGCGATGCTGCTCAGGAAGCACCTCGAAGGCGGAAAGGTGCTCGGCATCCGCCAGCTCGGGCTCGAGCGCACCGTGAGCATCGACGTCGGAAAGAGGGACACGACCTATCACCTCATCTTCGAACTCTTCGACGAGGGGAACGCGGTCCTCTGCGACGAAGGGTATACGATAATAAAGCCCCTCTGGCACCACCGGTTCAAGACCCGGGAGGTGGTCCCCGGCGCGGTCTACGCCTTCGAGGGGTCCGACTGCTCGACGCTCCCTCCTGTTGAGTTCCGGACAATGCTTGCCGGGTCCGACCGCGACATCGTCCGGACGCTCGCCGTCGGGTGCATGCTCGGCGGCGCGTATGCCGAAGAAGTCTGCAGGACGGCGGGCGTCGAGAAGAGCGCCGCAGCCGCGGAAGTGAACGCGGAGGCGGTCCGGGAAGCGTTCGATCGCCTGATGACCGATGTTGCGAGACGCAACGAGCCGGTGATAACGCCGTCCGGGTGCTGGCCGGTGGTGCTTGCCGGCGAGGAGGTTCGCGAGCGGTTTGCGACCTTCAGCGAGGCTCTGGATGCATTCTACCCGAAGGTGGCGGGCGAGAAGGAGGAGGCCGGAGCCGAGAAACCTCGCCTCTCCCAGGCGGAGGTGATCCGTCGGCGCCAGGCGGAGGCTATTAAGGGGTTTGAGAAGAAGATCGAGCGGTACGAACGAGTCGTGGAGGTGCTCTACGAGAACTACACCGCAGTCACCGGGATCATAACGACGCTCGACGAAGCAAGCAGAGATCGCTCGTGGCAGGAGATCGAGCAGGTCCTCAAGTCGAACAGCGGGAATGCGGCGGCAAAGATGGTCCGTGCGGTCCACCCTGCCGAGGCGGCGGTGGAACTCGGTCTTGAAGAGGAGCGGGTGAAGGTCTACGTCCACGAGACGATGGAGCAGAACCTCGGCCGCTACTACGATTTCATCAAGAAGTTCAAGAAGAAGAAGACGGGCGCACTCGCGGCGATGGAGCGGATGGTCCCCGAGAAGCCCCGGCATAAACAGAACCTTGCCCTCTTGAAGAAGCGGTGGTACCACCGGTTCCGCTGGTTCACTACCACCGACGGCACTCTCGTCATCGGCGGCCGGGACGCCTCCCAGAACGAGGAACTCGTCAAGAAGTACATGGAGGGGGGTGACCTCTTCGTTCACGCCGACGTCCACGGCGGGAGCGTCGTCATCGTGAAGGGCGCGACCGAACGCCTGGACGAGGCCGTGCAGTTTGCCGCATCCTACTCCAACGCCTGGAAGGCCGGGCACTTCACGGCGGACGTCTACGCCGCCCGCCCCGACCAGGTGAGCAAGACGCCTGAGTCCGGAGAGTACGTGGCGAGGGGCGCTTTCATCGTCCGCGGAGAGCGGCAGTACTTCCGGAACGTCCCCCTCGGCGTGGCGATCGGTCTTGCGATGGCGCCCGAGGTCGCCGTCATCGGCGGCCCCCCCGGTGCCGTCAGCGGGCGGACGAAGGTGAGTGTGGAACTCCGTCCCGGGCAGTTCGAACCGAACGACACCGCAAAGAAGGTAGTCCGGGCACTCAGGGATAAACTCTCGGAAGACGAGTGGAAAGGGCTCAAGAACGCCCTGAACACCGAGGCGGTCGCCGCATTCGTCCCGCCGGGGGGCTCCGATATCGTGGAACCATGA
- a CDS encoding peptidylprolyl isomerase, with the protein MALQEGDFIRLRYTGRVGENIFDTTDEENAKEEGIYNPRAEYGPVTVRLGSHHVIIGLEDELIGKDVGAEGEVDVPPEKAFGAHEEDGVRSVPVTQFREKPKRGTRIEVEGREGVVVDVIGRRAVVDFNHPLAGKTLNYSYAILEKVEDPVEQIKGLIKLFSGRTDIEISIADGVAELALPPAIAYDRRWMVWRGTLVREIFENYPDINDVVMKETVSRPATPETAPEITEIEETEESEE; encoded by the coding sequence ATGGCACTTCAGGAAGGAGATTTTATCAGGCTCAGATACACCGGCCGCGTCGGTGAGAATATCTTCGATACCACGGATGAGGAGAACGCAAAGGAAGAAGGGATCTACAACCCGCGAGCGGAGTACGGTCCGGTCACCGTTCGCCTGGGGAGCCACCACGTCATCATCGGCCTTGAGGACGAACTGATAGGCAAGGATGTCGGCGCCGAGGGAGAGGTCGACGTCCCGCCCGAGAAGGCGTTCGGGGCACACGAGGAAGATGGTGTCCGGTCCGTCCCGGTCACGCAGTTCCGCGAGAAACCCAAGCGTGGAACCCGGATCGAGGTCGAAGGCCGCGAGGGCGTCGTCGTCGACGTCATCGGAAGGCGTGCGGTCGTCGACTTCAACCACCCGCTTGCCGGGAAGACCCTGAACTACTCTTATGCAATCCTCGAGAAGGTCGAGGACCCGGTAGAACAGATCAAGGGTCTCATCAAGCTCTTCTCGGGCCGGACCGACATCGAGATCAGCATCGCCGACGGAGTGGCCGAACTGGCGCTTCCTCCCGCGATCGCATACGACAGGCGCTGGATGGTCTGGCGGGGCACCCTCGTCCGCGAGATATTTGAAAACTATCCCGATATCAACGACGTCGTCATGAAGGAGACGGTCTCCCGCCCGGCGACGCCGGAGACGGCGCCCGAGATTACCGAGATCGAAGAGACGGAAGAGTCCGAGGAGTAA